From the Thermoplasmatales archaeon genome, the window GCGCCCACACCCGAGATCTGGCTCAGAAGCTAGGCCTAACCGGGTTTGTCCGGAACCTTCCCGATGGCCGAGTGGAGGTGGTGGCCGAAGGGCCGGAGGAGAAACTCCAGGAGCTCATCAACTTCTGTCACCACGGCCCGCCTCTGGCTCACGTGACCGGGGTGGAAATCCACTGGGAGGAACCGACCGGCGAGTTCCGTGGCTTTTCCGTGCGCTAGCGTTTCAGGTTCATCCCTCTGCTGGCGCGCGCAGAATCGCGATCTAGGCCGCGTTTTCCTCGGAATTGGACGCGCCCGGGGCATCAAGCCCGGCCATTCAAATTTTTCGAA encodes:
- a CDS encoding acylphosphatase, with product MKRVHLFVSGRVQGVFFRAHTRDLAQKLGLTGFVRNLPDGRVEVVAEGPEEKLQELINFCHHGPPLAHVTGVEIHWEEPTGEFRGFSVR